Genomic DNA from Podospora pseudoanserina strain CBS 124.78 chromosome 4, whole genome shotgun sequence:
TCATTCTGGAAGTTCTACCCGTGTCTCTTACACACTTGCCTTGATATCAACCCGCATTGTTCACGTTTTCTACTGCCTAAAACTGGAAATTCCTTTTGATCAGCAATGGAGCAACTCAAGGGCGGTTTGTTGGTCGCCTCACCCGCCGGAGGACATACCGGGCCGAAACTCAGAAAGAAGCTCAGAAAGACCGTGTCAAAACAACGAAGCGCCGTTTCCTGGCGGCTCGGCTTCTCGAACTCAGCATCCACCAAGAATGATCAATCCGAAACCGCAGACAAGCCGCCTGTCTTGTCGTTACCATCTCCCGACCTGAGCGATCCAAAATGGTCAGAGTTCTTCAAGAATGGGGGATGCTTTTATCCACAGGATGAATCCGTGAAACCCGCGCAGACATCGCAGACTTCGGTGTCTTTGGAGTCTTCGAAGCCCTCACAGTCCCCGGAGGCTTCAAAACCCTCGCTCTCAGAGCCCTCGAAGGCCTTGCAGCCAGCAGAATCACGAGATACCCTACACGAAGGCCAGATTGTTCCCGAACTTTCGCACCTCGTCATTAGCGACAGCGACGCCCAGAAGCGAATGTCAATGTGCTCCAACTCGGAAGCACCAGCAAGTCCCATGACGGCCATGAGACGGCGAGCCAAGACACCCATATTCTCAATAGGACAGCTGGAGGGCATTCCCAGACCAAGCAACGCGCTGGCCAGGGCATCAACCGTTGAACTCATCGCAGAACAATACCGGGCCCTTTTGGAATCAGACAACGCAGCTCGTGAGGCGTCAC
This window encodes:
- a CDS encoding hypothetical protein (EggNog:ENOG503P8FX); translation: MEQLKGGLLVASPAGGHTGPKLRKKLRKTVSKQRSAVSWRLGFSNSASTKNDQSETADKPPVLSLPSPDLSDPKWSEFFKNGGCFYPQDESVKPAQTSQTSVSLESSKPSQSPEASKPSLSEPSKALQPAESRDTLHEGQIVPELSHLVISDSDAQKRMSMCSNSEAPASPMTAMRRRAKTPIFSIGQLEGIPRPSNALARASTVELIAEQYRALLESDNAAREASHSESHSEPPPSHQERRLSIRRQQSSDHLRDELRAPRPVDTASGSPISDDGTLVSFEEETVYFKPVSFSPEPSPRPPPGSIANAPAPDNLSLQICLDLLTRDLASALASRPSRTNSETSALQVWVMIEAYERLRDQLGSAGLGCEEYGALEGMLNFWLRALYSIHDNLTGVDRNSESDYGEEL